From the genome of Alphaproteobacteria bacterium, one region includes:
- a CDS encoding ABC transporter substrate-binding protein translates to MRTLTINVFPGAINIPLWAGLKQGFFARRELDLEIIFTPNSVEQLTGIAAGEFDIMLTAIDNIIAYKESQGEVPADGDTDLFAFMGSDDAFLRFVVQEDIKSFTDLPGKILTADALTTGFAFVLRRMLALNGIDENAIEWMSTGGVLQRWQAMMEHPEQKGTLQVTPFEIMGASKGHHVLARAADVLESYQGIVGGTRVAWARENADDLSGFIAGWLEAVNWLYDPANRETALDIIAENMPQMPRGVAAGACDVFFDADTGIRRDGMFDLPGIATVLDLRREFGPAPDDLHGPAHYIDTTYLKAAKDR, encoded by the coding sequence ATGCGAACGCTGACCATCAACGTGTTCCCGGGGGCCATCAATATCCCTCTGTGGGCCGGGCTCAAGCAGGGTTTCTTCGCCCGGCGCGAACTCGATCTGGAGATCATCTTCACGCCGAACTCGGTCGAGCAGCTGACCGGGATCGCGGCGGGCGAGTTCGACATCATGCTCACGGCGATCGACAACATCATCGCCTACAAGGAGAGCCAGGGAGAGGTTCCCGCCGACGGCGACACCGACCTGTTCGCCTTCATGGGGTCCGACGACGCGTTCCTGCGTTTCGTCGTCCAGGAAGACATAAAGTCCTTCACCGACCTGCCGGGCAAGATCCTGACCGCTGACGCGCTCACCACCGGCTTCGCCTTCGTGCTCCGGCGCATGCTGGCGCTGAACGGTATCGACGAGAACGCGATCGAGTGGATGTCCACCGGCGGCGTCCTGCAACGCTGGCAGGCGATGATGGAACACCCCGAACAGAAGGGCACGCTGCAGGTGACCCCGTTCGAAATCATGGGCGCTTCGAAGGGCCACCATGTGCTCGCCCGTGCGGCCGATGTGCTGGAGTCCTATCAGGGGATCGTCGGCGGGACCCGCGTCGCCTGGGCGCGTGAGAACGCCGACGACCTGTCCGGCTTCATCGCCGGGTGGCTCGAGGCCGTGAACTGGCTCTATGACCCCGCCAACCGCGAGACCGCCCTCGACATCATCGCCGAAAACATGCCCCAGATGCCGCGCGGGGTCGCGGCGGGGGCGTGCGACGTGTTCTTCGATGCCGATACCGGCATACGCCGCGACGGCATGTTCGACTTGCCCGGTATCGCCACGGTGCTCGACCTGCGGCGCGAGTTCGGTCCCGCGCCCGACGATCTTCACGGACCCGCGCATTACATCGACACGACATATCTTAAGGCGGCAAAAGACCGCTAG
- a CDS encoding xanthine dehydrogenase family protein molybdopterin-binding subunit, protein MREYGIGQSVPRVEDRRLLTGKGNYTDDRKVPGAAYMAIARSPHAAADIRAIDTSAAAAMPGVIEVLTAEDLKADGIGGLACSVKRKQRDGAPMVEPPYPLLADGEVHLVGMAVAAVIAETYAQAVDATEAIVVDYAPRDHVIETGRARDEGAAGVWDTVPGNESFVFSLGDKDATDAAFATAAHVVELDYVISRVSTNTMEVRAAIGYFDPLEGRYTLYAGCQSPHRLRADLAKNVFGIPAGKLRVISPDMGGGFGMRGSPFVEHALVLWAARRTGRPVRFTATRSEALISDYHARDNVSHAALALDDDGRFLGLRVSTDAALGGYLSNSGPHSPTNNLGGLSGVYTTPHVHVEARGVFTHTSPTATYRGAGRPEASYGLERLIDTAAHDLGIDPVELRRRNLIPNEALPYDTGFVFTYDSGDFAGCLDNVISAADRDGFEARRAEAATRGKLRGMGIASVIEIAGGPLPHPNEESAAVRFDTDGGVSVLMGTHSHGQGHETAFAQIASEALGVPFDSIRVQYGDTDLVHHGKGTFGSRSISVGGAALLRASEKIVERATLIAAHLLEAAAADIQFDNGVFTVSGTDRAISLTDVAKASYLPAKMPREMDMGLAEGAIIVPPGPTYPNGAHACEVEIDPDTGVVEIIAYTVFDDVGVALNPMMVKGQVHGGVVQGAGQALLERVIYDPDSGQLLTGSFMDYAMPRADDFPSFDVHEHNIPSKNNPMGLKGAGEAGTVGALPSVMNAVCDALRPLGIRHIDMPATPERVWQAIQNANQNAV, encoded by the coding sequence ATGCGCGAATACGGCATCGGCCAGTCGGTGCCGCGGGTCGAAGACCGGCGCCTTCTCACGGGCAAGGGCAACTACACTGACGACCGCAAGGTGCCGGGGGCGGCCTATATGGCCATCGCACGCTCACCCCATGCGGCAGCGGACATCCGCGCAATCGACACGTCTGCCGCGGCCGCGATGCCCGGCGTCATCGAGGTGCTGACGGCTGAAGATCTGAAGGCGGATGGCATCGGCGGGCTGGCCTGCAGCGTGAAACGCAAACAACGCGACGGCGCCCCCATGGTCGAGCCGCCATACCCGCTGCTGGCCGACGGCGAGGTCCATCTGGTCGGCATGGCCGTCGCGGCCGTCATCGCCGAAACCTACGCCCAGGCGGTCGACGCGACAGAGGCGATCGTGGTCGATTACGCGCCGCGCGACCACGTCATCGAGACCGGTCGCGCCCGGGACGAAGGCGCGGCGGGAGTCTGGGACACGGTACCCGGAAACGAAAGTTTTGTTTTCTCCCTGGGCGACAAGGATGCCACCGACGCGGCCTTCGCAACGGCTGCGCATGTGGTCGAGCTGGACTATGTAATCAGCCGCGTGTCGACCAACACCATGGAGGTGCGCGCGGCGATCGGCTACTTCGACCCGCTTGAGGGACGCTACACACTCTATGCCGGGTGCCAATCGCCGCACCGGCTGCGCGCCGACCTCGCGAAGAACGTATTCGGAATTCCTGCAGGCAAACTGCGCGTGATCTCGCCCGACATGGGTGGCGGATTCGGCATGCGCGGCAGCCCCTTCGTCGAGCACGCCCTGGTCTTGTGGGCGGCAAGACGCACGGGGCGTCCGGTCCGTTTCACGGCAACCCGAAGCGAGGCGCTGATCAGCGATTACCATGCCCGTGACAACGTCTCCCACGCCGCGCTCGCGCTCGATGACGACGGCAGGTTTCTCGGCCTCAGGGTCTCCACCGACGCCGCACTGGGTGGCTATCTCAGCAATTCCGGGCCTCATTCACCTACCAACAATCTCGGTGGCCTGTCGGGCGTCTACACCACGCCTCATGTCCATGTCGAAGCACGCGGCGTGTTCACCCACACAAGCCCGACTGCGACCTATCGGGGTGCCGGGCGGCCGGAAGCCTCGTATGGCCTAGAACGGCTGATCGACACCGCCGCCCATGATCTCGGCATCGACCCGGTCGAGCTACGCCGGCGCAACCTGATCCCCAACGAGGCTCTGCCCTATGACACGGGGTTCGTCTTCACCTACGACAGCGGTGATTTCGCCGGCTGCCTCGACAATGTCATCAGCGCGGCAGACCGTGACGGCTTCGAGGCACGCCGCGCCGAGGCCGCGACCCGTGGCAAGCTGCGCGGCATGGGCATCGCCTCGGTAATCGAGATCGCCGGCGGACCGCTGCCGCACCCCAACGAGGAAAGTGCAGCCGTGCGTTTCGATACCGATGGCGGCGTATCGGTTTTGATGGGCACCCACTCCCACGGTCAGGGCCATGAGACGGCGTTCGCCCAGATCGCATCCGAGGCTCTCGGCGTTCCGTTCGATTCGATCCGGGTCCAGTATGGCGACACCGATCTCGTGCATCATGGCAAGGGTACATTCGGCTCACGCTCGATCAGCGTCGGCGGGGCGGCACTTCTGCGCGCATCGGAAAAGATCGTCGAACGTGCGACCCTGATTGCCGCCCATTTGCTGGAGGCCGCGGCCGCCGATATTCAGTTCGACAACGGCGTATTCACCGTGTCCGGCACCGATCGCGCCATTTCACTTACGGACGTGGCCAAGGCGTCCTACCTGCCGGCCAAGATGCCGCGCGAAATGGACATGGGCCTCGCCGAGGGCGCCATCATCGTGCCACCCGGGCCGACCTATCCCAACGGCGCGCATGCCTGCGAGGTCGAGATCGACCCCGACACCGGCGTAGTCGAGATCATCGCCTATACCGTATTCGACGACGTGGGCGTCGCCCTGAACCCGATGATGGTCAAGGGCCAGGTACATGGCGGCGTGGTCCAGGGCGCGGGCCAGGCGCTGCTCGAACGCGTGATCTATGACCCGGATAGCGGCCAGCTGCTGACCGGCTCCTTCATGGATTACGCCATGCCGCGCGCCGATGATTTTCCGAGCTTCGACGTGCACGAACACAACATCCCGTCGAAGAACAACCCGATGGGCCTCAAGGGTGCGGGCGAGGCCGGCACCGTGGGGGCGCTGCCATCGGTCATGAATGCCGTCTGCGACGCGCTGCGCCCTCTCGGCATACGCCATATCGACATGCCTGCCACGCCGGAAAGAGTTTGGCAGGCCATTCAAAACGCCAACCAAAACGCCGTATAA